Proteins from a genomic interval of Polaribacter sejongensis:
- a CDS encoding DUF1800 domain-containing protein — translation MKSAHIQHLYNRVGFGIIPKELARLSKKSKKNVVNELFTSSKKTTILSVDTSFLKGISFKDAKDKNKRRELQKISRKKVQELSTAWFERLNNPSEILREKMTLFWANHFVCENKNILFVQSYNNMLRENALGDFRNFTKSVSKEAAMLSYLNNKQNKKKSPNENFARELMELFTLGQDHYTEQDIKESARSFTGYNHNFKGQFNFKQGQHDDEEKIFFGKLGHFKGDDIVDIILEKKQCARFISEKIYSYFVNESINNNHVDEMVEVFYKDYDIENLMRFVLLSNWFYADENIGTKIKSPIEFLVGINTIVPYKIEKPRQVLLLQRLLGQILLSPPNVAGWKTGRNWIDSNTIVTRLRLPSVLLNNAEIAYSEIGDEETMITDFKKRKLRRKAFIKVSADWSSFEENYKKESNKELVHQIITSKINSGTEEMLERNQQLSKRDFVVQLMSLPEYQLC, via the coding sequence ATGAAATCAGCACATATACAACATTTATATAACAGAGTTGGTTTTGGTATTATACCAAAAGAATTGGCTCGTTTATCTAAGAAAAGTAAAAAAAACGTTGTGAACGAATTATTTACTTCTTCAAAGAAAACAACAATTTTATCGGTAGATACTTCTTTTTTAAAAGGTATTTCTTTTAAAGATGCCAAGGATAAAAACAAACGTAGAGAACTTCAAAAAATTAGCAGGAAAAAAGTACAAGAACTTTCTACCGCTTGGTTTGAACGCTTAAATAATCCTTCAGAAATTTTACGTGAAAAGATGACCTTGTTTTGGGCGAATCATTTTGTGTGTGAAAATAAAAACATATTATTTGTACAGAGTTACAATAATATGTTGCGTGAAAATGCTTTGGGAGATTTTAGAAATTTCACAAAATCGGTTTCTAAAGAAGCCGCTATGCTTTCTTATTTAAACAATAAACAGAACAAGAAAAAAAGTCCGAATGAGAATTTTGCACGCGAATTAATGGAGCTTTTTACCTTAGGACAAGATCATTATACAGAACAAGACATAAAAGAGTCTGCAAGATCATTTACAGGATATAATCATAATTTTAAAGGACAATTCAACTTTAAACAAGGACAACATGATGATGAAGAAAAGATATTCTTTGGTAAATTGGGCCATTTTAAGGGTGATGATATTGTAGATATCATTCTAGAAAAAAAACAATGTGCACGTTTTATATCAGAAAAAATTTACAGCTATTTTGTTAATGAAAGCATTAATAATAACCATGTAGATGAGATGGTAGAGGTGTTCTATAAAGATTATGATATAGAAAATTTAATGCGTTTTGTTTTGCTTTCTAATTGGTTTTATGCTGATGAAAATATTGGAACGAAAATAAAATCGCCTATTGAATTTTTAGTTGGTATAAACACAATTGTACCTTATAAAATAGAAAAACCGAGACAAGTTTTATTACTACAACGCTTATTAGGACAAATATTATTGAGTCCGCCAAATGTTGCTGGTTGGAAAACAGGTAGAAACTGGATTGACAGCAATACCATTGTTACCCGTTTGCGTTTGCCCTCTGTGTTGTTAAACAATGCAGAAATTGCGTATTCAGAAATAGGTGATGAAGAAACCATGATTACCGATTTTAAGAAAAGAAAATTACGAAGAAAAGCTTTCATAAAAGTTTCTGCAGATTGGAGTTCTTTTGAAGAAAATTATAAAAAGGAATCTAATAAGGAACTGGTACATCAAATAATTACATCGAAAATAAATAGTGGAACCGAAGAAATGTTAGAAAGAAATCAGCAACTTTCTAAAAGAGATTTTGTTGTGCAATTAATGAGTTTACCTGAATATCAACTTTGCTAA
- the atpA gene encoding F0F1 ATP synthase subunit alpha translates to MASIKPAEVSAILKQQLTNFEAKATLNEVGTVLQVGDGIARVYGLSNVQYGELVEFDNGLEGIVLNLEEDNVGVVLLGASTSIREGSNVKRTERIASLQAGEGVVGRVVDTLGNPIDGKGPITGKTYQMPLERRAPGVIYREPVTEPLQTGIKSIDAMIPVGRGQRELIIGDRQTGKSTVAIDTILNQKEFFDAGEPVYCIYVAIGQKASTVAAIANMLEEKGAMSYTTIVAANASDPAAMQVYAPFAGAAIGEFFRDTGRPALIVFDDLSKQAVAYREISLLLRRPPGREAYPGDVFYLHSRLLERAAKLINDDKIASEMNDLPDSLKGIVKGGGSLTALPIIETQAGDVSAYIPTNVISITDGQIFLDGDLFNSGVRPAINVGISVSRVGGNAQIKAMKKVSGTLKLDQAQYRELEAFAKFGSDLDAATMSVISKGQRNVEILKQAQNDPYSVEDQVAIIYAGSKNLLKDVPVNQVKKFERDYIDYLNSKHRDTLDTLKSGKLTPETIAVLEAAAKEISTHFE, encoded by the coding sequence ATGGCAAGTATCAAACCAGCTGAAGTATCAGCAATTTTAAAGCAACAGTTAACAAATTTTGAAGCAAAAGCTACTTTAAACGAAGTAGGTACTGTTTTACAAGTAGGAGATGGAATTGCTCGTGTTTACGGTCTTTCTAACGTTCAATATGGTGAATTAGTAGAATTCGATAATGGATTAGAAGGTATTGTATTAAACTTAGAAGAAGACAATGTAGGTGTTGTTTTATTAGGTGCATCAACTTCTATTAGAGAAGGATCTAACGTTAAACGTACAGAACGTATTGCCTCTTTACAAGCAGGTGAAGGCGTTGTAGGACGTGTTGTAGATACTTTAGGAAACCCTATTGATGGTAAAGGACCAATTACAGGTAAAACTTATCAAATGCCTTTAGAGCGTAGAGCTCCTGGAGTTATTTATAGAGAACCAGTAACAGAGCCATTACAAACTGGTATTAAATCTATTGATGCAATGATTCCTGTTGGACGTGGACAACGTGAGTTAATCATTGGAGATAGACAAACTGGTAAATCTACCGTTGCTATTGATACTATTTTAAATCAAAAAGAATTTTTCGATGCTGGTGAACCAGTATATTGTATATATGTAGCTATTGGTCAAAAAGCTTCTACTGTTGCAGCAATTGCTAACATGTTAGAAGAAAAAGGCGCAATGTCTTATACTACAATCGTAGCAGCAAATGCATCAGACCCTGCAGCAATGCAAGTATATGCACCATTTGCTGGAGCTGCAATTGGAGAGTTTTTTAGAGATACTGGTAGACCAGCTTTAATTGTTTTTGATGATTTATCTAAACAAGCAGTTGCATACCGTGAGATTTCTTTATTATTAAGAAGACCTCCAGGACGTGAGGCATATCCTGGTGATGTATTTTACTTACACTCTAGATTATTAGAACGTGCTGCAAAATTAATCAATGATGATAAAATTGCTAGTGAAATGAACGATTTACCAGATTCTTTAAAAGGAATTGTAAAAGGTGGAGGTTCTTTAACTGCATTACCAATTATTGAAACACAAGCAGGAGACGTTTCAGCATATATTCCAACAAACGTAATTTCGATTACAGATGGACAAATTTTCTTAGATGGAGATTTATTTAACTCTGGTGTTCGTCCAGCAATTAACGTAGGTATTTCTGTATCTCGTGTTGGTGGTAACGCTCAGATTAAAGCAATGAAAAAAGTATCTGGTACTTTAAAATTAGATCAAGCTCAATATCGTGAATTAGAAGCGTTTGCAAAGTTTGGTTCTGATTTAGATGCTGCTACAATGAGCGTAATTTCTAAAGGACAACGTAACGTTGAAATTTTAAAACAAGCTCAAAATGATCCTTACTCAGTAGAAGATCAAGTTGCAATTATCTATGCAGGTTCTAAGAACTTATTAAAAGATGTTCCTGTAAACCAAGTTAAGAAATTTGAGAGAGATTATATCGATTACTTAAACTCAAAACATAGAGATACTTTAGATACATTAAAATCTGGTAAATTAACACCAGAGACAATTGCAGTATTAGAAGCAGCAGCTAAAGAAATTTCTACTCATTTCGAATAA
- a CDS encoding aldehyde dehydrogenase family protein produces MTDFGIKEALQKLGLKAINNGTSTGSNNFSNGELIESYSPVDGKLIGKVKTTTKEDYEKVMETAAEAFLSFRNMPAPQRGEIVRQFGNKLRDLKEPLGKLVSYEMGKSLQEGYGEVQEMIDICDFAVGLSRQLNGQTIPSERPGHVMREQWHPIGVVGIISAFNFPVAVWAWNTALAWICGDVCVWKGSEKAPLCTVACQNIIAEILKENNLPEGISCIVNGDYKVGEMMTTDSCIPLISATGSTRMGRIVGATVAQRFGKSLLELGGNNAIIITPTADLKVVVPGAVFGAVGTCGQRCTSTRRLIIHETVYDKVRDAIVGAYKQIKIGNPLDETKHVGPLIDKDAVNTYLAAIEKAKAEGGNVLVEGGVLEGEGYESGCYVKPAIIEAENHFEIVQHETFAPILYLMKYAGEVENAIEKQNGVAQGLSSAIMTNELKEAEKFLSYAGSDCGIANVNIGTSGAEIGGAFGGEKETGGGRESGSDAWKVYMRRQTNTINYSDELPLAQGIKFDL; encoded by the coding sequence ATGACAGACTTTGGAATTAAAGAAGCTTTACAAAAACTAGGTTTAAAAGCTATAAATAACGGAACTTCTACAGGATCTAATAATTTTTCTAATGGTGAGTTAATAGAAAGTTACTCTCCTGTTGATGGAAAATTAATAGGAAAAGTAAAAACGACTACAAAAGAAGATTACGAAAAAGTAATGGAAACTGCTGCCGAAGCTTTTTTATCTTTTAGAAATATGCCTGCTCCACAAAGAGGAGAAATTGTACGTCAGTTTGGTAATAAATTAAGAGATTTAAAAGAACCTTTAGGAAAGTTAGTTTCTTATGAAATGGGAAAATCTTTACAAGAAGGGTATGGAGAAGTACAAGAAATGATTGATATCTGCGATTTTGCTGTTGGTTTATCTCGTCAATTAAACGGACAAACCATTCCGTCTGAAAGACCAGGTCATGTAATGAGAGAACAATGGCACCCAATAGGTGTTGTTGGTATAATCTCTGCATTTAATTTTCCGGTTGCAGTTTGGGCTTGGAACACCGCTTTAGCTTGGATTTGTGGTGATGTTTGTGTTTGGAAAGGATCTGAAAAAGCACCTTTATGTACAGTAGCTTGCCAAAATATTATTGCAGAAATTTTAAAAGAAAATAATTTACCAGAAGGAATTTCTTGTATAGTTAATGGCGATTATAAGGTAGGAGAGATGATGACTACAGATTCTTGTATTCCATTAATTTCTGCTACTGGTTCTACCAGAATGGGACGAATTGTAGGAGCAACGGTTGCCCAACGTTTCGGTAAATCTCTATTAGAATTAGGCGGAAATAATGCCATTATTATTACGCCTACGGCGGATTTAAAAGTAGTGGTTCCTGGTGCTGTTTTTGGTGCTGTTGGTACTTGCGGACAACGTTGTACATCTACAAGAAGGTTAATTATTCACGAAACTGTGTATGATAAAGTAAGAGATGCCATTGTTGGTGCTTACAAACAAATTAAAATAGGAAATCCGTTAGACGAAACCAAACATGTTGGTCCGTTAATCGATAAAGATGCTGTAAACACCTATTTAGCTGCAATTGAAAAAGCAAAAGCAGAAGGAGGAAATGTTTTAGTAGAAGGTGGTGTTTTAGAAGGCGAAGGATATGAATCTGGTTGTTATGTAAAACCAGCAATTATAGAAGCAGAAAATCATTTTGAAATTGTACAACATGAAACTTTTGCACCTATTTTATATTTGATGAAATATGCTGGAGAGGTAGAAAATGCTATCGAAAAACAAAATGGAGTTGCCCAAGGTTTATCATCTGCAATTATGACGAATGAATTAAAAGAAGCAGAGAAATTCTTGTCTTATGCAGGTTCAGATTGTGGAATTGCAAACGTAAATATAGGAACTTCTGGTGCAGAAATTGGAGGCGCTTTTGGTGGTGAAAAAGAAACTGGTGGAGGTAGAGAGTCTGGTTCTGATGCTTGGAAAGTCTATATGCGAAGACAAACAAATACCATTAATTATTCTGATGAATTGCCTTTAGCACAAGGTATAAAGTTTGATTTATAA
- the atpG gene encoding ATP synthase F1 subunit gamma: MANLKEIRNRITSIKSTMQITSAMKMVSAAKLKKAQDAITAMRPYSSKLTELLQNLSATLDSNAGGVYSNQREVSKVLLVVVTSNRGLCGGFNSSITKTVIRTVKEKYSNVDVDLFTIGKKGGDVLSKQYNIAEANNEIYDDLTFDNVAEIAEKLMHLFAEGTYDKIELIYNQFKNAATQIPQVEQFLPIKPIEGGDAEAVSSDYIYEPSKEQIVEALIPKSLKTQLYKALRDSFASEHGARMTAMHKATDNATDLRDDLLLTYNKARQAAITNEILEIVGGAEALNN, encoded by the coding sequence ATGGCAAACTTAAAAGAAATACGTAATAGAATTACCTCTATTAAATCTACAATGCAGATTACATCTGCCATGAAAATGGTATCTGCTGCAAAGTTAAAAAAAGCACAAGATGCAATTACGGCAATGCGTCCATATTCATCTAAACTAACTGAATTGTTGCAAAATTTAAGTGCAACTTTAGATAGTAATGCTGGTGGAGTATATTCAAATCAAAGAGAGGTTTCTAAAGTTTTATTAGTTGTTGTAACTTCTAACAGAGGTTTGTGTGGTGGTTTTAACTCATCAATTACAAAAACAGTTATTAGAACTGTAAAAGAAAAATACAGTAATGTTGATGTAGACCTATTTACCATTGGTAAAAAAGGTGGAGATGTTTTATCTAAACAATATAACATTGCAGAAGCTAATAACGAAATTTACGACGATTTAACTTTTGATAACGTAGCTGAAATTGCTGAAAAGTTAATGCATCTATTTGCAGAGGGTACATATGATAAAATTGAACTTATTTATAATCAATTTAAAAATGCTGCAACTCAAATTCCGCAAGTAGAACAATTTTTACCAATTAAGCCTATTGAAGGTGGTGATGCAGAAGCAGTAAGCTCTGATTATATTTACGAACCTTCTAAAGAACAAATTGTTGAAGCTTTAATACCTAAATCTTTAAAGACTCAGTTATATAAAGCACTTAGAGATAGTTTTGCTTCAGAACACGGTGCTCGTATGACTGCAATGCACAAAGCAACAGACAACGCTACCGATTTAAGAGACGATTTATTGTTAACTTATAACAAAGCTCGTCAGGCAGCAATTACCAACGAAATATTAGAAATTGTTGGTGGTGCGGAAGCATTGAACAATTAG
- a CDS encoding aldo/keto reductase, translated as MPKSEIIIGCMSWGKWGKQFSTKKQIEMIQFCVENGNATFDHADIYGDYSTEAEFGKAFVETGIPREEIQLISKCGIQLVGEARDNTLKHYNYSKEYIIWSVESTLKNLKTDYLDTFLLHRPSPLMQPDEIAEAITALQESGKIINFGVSNFTPSQVDLIADKIPVSVNQIEFSLTYHNAMQNGILDQMLQKSMQPMCWSPLGSVFREKTAQTERVKAVLKTLVAKYMVSEDVLLLAWILKHPSKISPVIGTTNKERILNANKALEINLERQDWFLLLEASQGEEMP; from the coding sequence ATGCCAAAATCAGAAATTATAATTGGGTGTATGTCTTGGGGGAAATGGGGAAAACAATTTTCTACTAAAAAACAAATTGAGATGATTCAATTCTGCGTAGAAAACGGTAATGCAACATTCGATCATGCAGATATTTATGGGGATTATTCTACAGAGGCTGAATTTGGAAAAGCGTTTGTAGAAACTGGCATTCCGCGTGAAGAAATTCAGTTAATATCTAAATGTGGTATCCAACTTGTTGGAGAAGCAAGAGATAATACATTAAAACATTATAATTATTCGAAAGAATATATTATTTGGAGTGTAGAATCTACTTTAAAAAACTTAAAAACAGATTATCTTGATACTTTTTTACTGCACAGACCAAGTCCGCTTATGCAACCTGACGAAATTGCAGAAGCCATTACAGCATTGCAAGAAAGTGGAAAAATAATCAATTTTGGAGTTTCAAACTTTACGCCTTCTCAAGTTGATTTAATTGCTGATAAAATTCCTGTTTCTGTAAATCAGATAGAATTTTCATTAACATATCATAATGCAATGCAAAATGGCATTTTAGATCAAATGCTACAAAAAAGTATGCAACCAATGTGTTGGAGTCCTTTAGGAAGTGTTTTTAGAGAAAAAACAGCACAAACAGAAAGAGTAAAAGCAGTTTTAAAAACATTAGTAGCAAAATACATGGTTTCTGAAGATGTGTTATTATTGGCATGGATTTTAAAACATCCTTCAAAAATATCTCCTGTGATTGGAACCACAAATAAAGAACGAATTTTAAACGCAAATAAAGCTTTAGAAATTAATTTAGAGCGACAAGATTGGTTTCTACTTTTAGAGGCTAGCCAAGGAGAAGAAATGCCATAA
- a CDS encoding ATP-binding protein, with protein MINKRLLIKNLLSHNDENSFYDKKQKLSLSAKDGKAKFLKHICALSNSNPQNNSYIVIGVEDEENKIIGVDFYDDSKIQNLVNAYLKNPPKIEYENVPFPSLQRHKVIGLVTIHPNNKITSLLKNTWKYRKGTTFYRRGSNSIPSSGNFELRNTNKDIVEAIEKNARNNIELTLDGVFDFINNHKSVYNPQYKVFNEQFVLCWAGEKKLINDEVYFSRVDIELINEQVKLFFSALDDVQISYNQHSFIITEYIYLGLEKQEELYPLEKTIIHFKENGQHDIVKEFLFVPPKFDVNIIHHIYNDCNAIVKKIENNIPLSVIEDADVLRLPTNYLICYLHGYIDVSKQLKKVKTYLKDLKDKTTYIKYKEAMRVIRKVQYH; from the coding sequence ATGATAAACAAAAGACTTTTAATCAAAAACCTACTTTCTCACAACGATGAGAATAGTTTTTATGATAAAAAGCAAAAATTATCATTAAGTGCAAAAGATGGAAAAGCAAAGTTTTTAAAACATATTTGTGCACTTTCTAATTCCAATCCACAAAATAATTCTTACATCGTTATTGGTGTAGAAGATGAAGAAAACAAAATTATTGGTGTCGATTTTTATGATGATAGCAAGATTCAGAATTTGGTAAATGCTTATTTAAAAAATCCTCCAAAAATTGAATATGAAAATGTTCCTTTTCCTAGCTTACAGCGTCACAAAGTTATTGGTTTGGTTACCATTCATCCGAATAATAAAATTACATCACTTTTAAAAAATACTTGGAAATATAGAAAAGGAACTACTTTTTATAGAAGAGGAAGTAACTCTATACCTTCTTCCGGAAATTTTGAATTGCGAAATACCAACAAAGATATTGTTGAGGCAATAGAGAAAAATGCACGTAACAATATAGAACTAACCTTAGATGGTGTTTTCGATTTCATCAACAATCATAAATCAGTCTACAACCCACAATATAAAGTTTTTAATGAGCAATTTGTGCTGTGTTGGGCAGGAGAAAAAAAGCTTATAAACGATGAAGTTTATTTTTCTAGAGTAGATATCGAATTAATTAACGAGCAAGTAAAGTTGTTTTTTTCGGCTTTAGATGATGTACAAATTAGTTATAATCAGCACTCTTTTATTATTACTGAATACATCTATTTAGGATTAGAAAAGCAGGAAGAATTGTATCCTTTAGAGAAAACAATTATCCATTTTAAAGAAAACGGGCAGCATGACATTGTAAAAGAATTCTTGTTTGTTCCTCCAAAATTTGATGTAAACATTATACATCACATTTACAATGATTGCAATGCTATTGTAAAAAAAATTGAAAACAACATCCCTCTTTCTGTAATTGAAGATGCGGATGTGTTACGTTTACCTACCAATTATTTAATCTGTTATTTACACGGTTATATAGACGTCTCTAAACAGTTAAAGAAGGTAAAAACCTACCTAAAAGATTTAAAAGATAAAACAACGTATATAAAGTATAAGGAAGCTATGCGTGTAATTAGAAAAGTGCAGTATCATTAA
- a CDS encoding F0F1 ATP synthase subunit B — protein METLLNDFSPGLFAMQVVILIILLILMKKFAWKPILNSLEERETGIEDALEAAENARKEMQNLQADNEKLLKEARAEREAMMKDARDIRDNMLAEAKEDAKEVTSKLIEKAQASIQQEKQAAIADIKKNVAELSIGIAESVIKKELSNKKDQLELVEGLLKDVTLN, from the coding sequence ATGGAAACTTTATTAAACGACTTTTCACCAGGCTTATTTGCAATGCAAGTAGTAATCTTAATTATCTTATTAATTTTGATGAAAAAATTTGCTTGGAAGCCAATTCTAAACTCTTTAGAAGAAAGAGAAACAGGTATAGAAGATGCATTAGAAGCTGCAGAAAATGCACGTAAAGAAATGCAAAATCTACAAGCAGATAATGAGAAATTATTAAAAGAAGCTAGAGCAGAAAGAGAAGCAATGATGAAAGATGCTAGAGATATTAGAGATAATATGCTAGCAGAAGCAAAAGAAGATGCAAAAGAAGTTACTTCTAAATTAATAGAAAAAGCACAAGCATCAATTCAGCAAGAAAAGCAAGCTGCTATAGCCGATATTAAGAAAAACGTTGCCGAATTATCTATTGGTATCGCAGAATCAGTAATTAAAAAAGAATTATCTAATAAAAAAGATCAACTAGAATTAGTTGAAGGACTTTTAAAAGATGTTACTTTAAACTAA
- the atpH gene encoding ATP synthase F1 subunit delta, whose amino-acid sequence MKNARAAIRYAKAILNLAKDSKEETAVNDDMLFIASTISENETFEVMLKSPIVKPSEKTKVLKALFEGKVNNITLGLFHLLQDNKRISMLLSIAKQYAIIYDFDKNIKVAKVTTAVPLTEEIEKKVLAKIVAITGDKANIENVVNPAILGGFILRVGDVQYDASISNYLYELKKEFDNSHFIPKI is encoded by the coding sequence ATGAAAAACGCAAGAGCAGCAATACGTTATGCAAAAGCAATTTTAAATCTTGCTAAAGATTCAAAAGAAGAAACTGCCGTAAATGACGATATGTTATTTATTGCTAGTACAATTTCTGAAAATGAAACTTTTGAAGTAATGCTAAAAAGCCCTATTGTTAAACCATCTGAAAAAACAAAAGTTTTAAAAGCTTTGTTTGAAGGTAAAGTAAACAATATTACACTTGGCTTATTTCATTTATTACAAGATAATAAAAGAATATCAATGCTTCTTAGTATTGCAAAGCAATATGCTATTATTTATGATTTTGATAAGAATATAAAAGTAGCAAAGGTAACTACAGCAGTTCCTTTAACAGAAGAAATAGAAAAGAAAGTTTTAGCTAAAATTGTAGCCATAACAGGAGACAAAGCTAATATAGAGAACGTAGTTAATCCAGCTATTTTAGGAGGATTTATTTTACGTGTGGGAGATGTGCAGTATGATGCAAGTATCTCTAATTATTTATACGAATTGAAAAAGGAATTTGACAACAGTCATTTTATTCCAAAAATTTAA
- a CDS encoding DUF1501 domain-containing protein: MKRRDFLKQTTFASGMFFVPQFLKAFEQLPVKTFSHKKVVIIQLKGGNDGLNTVVPFNNDIYYQQRNNIAIKQNDVFKISDEVGLHKSLKPLEDLYNKGFVSIINNVGYPNPNLSHFRSTDIWQTASDSNEYLQNGWVGRYLDYTKGNPYAAIEVDESLSLMMKGKTQNGLAITDPKMFYNSMRAPFFNNVVTNYNEAHLSEHNLGYLYNTMIDAKSSAKHIYEKSNTKSTSVEYPKNIFGKQLNTISQFINSGLETQVYYAGLSGFDTHANQAGTQERLLKVYAESMEVFINDLQKNNTFEDVLILTFSEFGRRVKQNESKGTDHGTANNVFVMGKNLKKQGLYNNLPNLGDLDKNGNLKYEIDFREIYATILDKWLQVDDVAILNKSFSKLNFV, encoded by the coding sequence ATGAAACGTAGAGATTTTTTAAAACAGACAACTTTTGCTTCAGGTATGTTTTTTGTGCCTCAATTTTTAAAAGCATTTGAACAGCTTCCTGTGAAAACATTTAGCCATAAAAAAGTAGTAATTATTCAGTTAAAAGGAGGTAATGATGGCTTAAATACGGTGGTTCCTTTTAACAACGATATTTATTATCAACAAAGAAATAACATCGCTATAAAACAAAACGATGTATTTAAAATTTCTGATGAGGTTGGACTTCATAAAAGTCTAAAACCATTAGAAGATTTGTATAACAAAGGTTTTGTAAGTATTATAAATAATGTGGGCTATCCGAATCCTAATTTATCACATTTTAGATCTACCGATATTTGGCAAACAGCTAGTGATAGCAATGAATATTTACAAAATGGTTGGGTAGGTCGTTATTTAGATTACACCAAAGGGAATCCATATGCTGCCATTGAAGTTGATGAAAGTTTGTCTTTAATGATGAAAGGAAAAACTCAAAATGGATTGGCAATTACAGATCCAAAAATGTTTTACAATTCTATGCGAGCTCCGTTTTTTAACAACGTGGTAACCAATTATAATGAAGCCCATTTAAGTGAACATAATTTAGGGTATTTGTACAATACCATGATTGATGCAAAATCATCTGCAAAACACATTTACGAAAAAAGCAACACCAAAAGTACGTCTGTAGAATACCCAAAAAATATATTTGGAAAACAGCTTAATACTATTTCTCAATTTATAAATTCTGGTTTAGAAACACAAGTATATTATGCCGGTTTAAGTGGTTTTGATACACACGCAAACCAAGCTGGTACACAAGAAAGATTACTAAAAGTATATGCAGAAAGTATGGAAGTTTTTATCAACGATCTACAAAAAAACAACACTTTTGAGGATGTGTTAATTCTTACGTTTTCAGAATTTGGAAGACGTGTAAAACAAAACGAATCTAAAGGAACAGATCACGGAACAGCCAACAATGTTTTTGTGATGGGAAAAAACTTAAAGAAACAAGGTTTGTATAATAATTTACCAAATTTAGGCGATTTAGATAAAAACGGAAACCTTAAATATGAAATAGATTTTAGAGAGATTTACGCAACAATTTTAGACAAATGGCTGCAAGTAGATGATGTTGCTATTTTAAATAAATCATTTTCTAAATTGAATTTTGTTTAA
- a CDS encoding SDR family NAD(P)-dependent oxidoreductase: MKQTAFITGATSGIGKATAEIFAKNNIRLILCGRRAERLSALKETLSKLTEVTTLQFDISKREEVATAINSLPENFKQIDILINNAGNAHGLSSIQDGDIDDWDAMLDINVKGLLYVSKAIIPQMTKRNNGFIVNIGSIAAKDVYPNGNVYCASKHAVDALNKAMRIDLNKHNIRVSAIHPGAVETEFSDVRFKGDIEKAKSVYAGYKALQADDIADIIYFVISRPYHVNIEDLVVYPTAQATPTILNRD, from the coding sequence ATGAAACAAACAGCATTTATAACCGGAGCTACTTCTGGAATTGGAAAAGCAACAGCAGAAATTTTCGCAAAAAATAACATCCGTTTAATTCTTTGCGGAAGAAGAGCAGAACGATTATCAGCACTTAAAGAAACTTTAAGTAAACTTACAGAAGTAACCACTTTACAATTTGATATTTCTAAAAGAGAAGAAGTTGCAACAGCCATAAATTCATTACCCGAAAACTTTAAACAAATTGATATATTAATAAATAATGCAGGGAATGCACATGGTTTGTCTAGCATACAAGATGGCGATATAGATGATTGGGATGCTATGTTAGATATTAACGTAAAAGGCTTGTTATACGTTTCCAAAGCTATCATTCCGCAGATGACAAAAAGAAACAATGGTTTTATTGTAAATATTGGCTCTATAGCCGCAAAAGATGTCTATCCTAACGGAAATGTGTATTGTGCTTCTAAACACGCTGTAGATGCTTTAAATAAGGCAATGAGAATCGATTTAAATAAACATAACATTCGTGTGTCTGCAATTCATCCTGGAGCGGTAGAAACTGAGTTTTCAGATGTTCGTTTTAAAGGTGATATAGAAAAGGCAAAATCTGTGTATGCTGGTTATAAAGCTTTACAAGCGGATGATATTGCAGATATTATTTATTTTGTAATTTCTAGACCGTATCATGTTAATATAGAAGATTTAGTAGTGTACCCAACAGCGCAAGCAACACCAACAATTTTAAATAGAGATTAA